One window of the Rosa rugosa chromosome 3, drRosRugo1.1, whole genome shotgun sequence genome contains the following:
- the LOC133739222 gene encoding arginine decarboxylase-like, whose product MPALACCVDAAVAPPGYAFAGDSSLPAPVPFSGVFPTTANTTASAAAWSPSLSNELYRIDAWGGPYFTVNSSGNVSVRPYGSGTMPHQEIDLLKIVKKVSDPKSESGLGLQLPLIVRFPDVLKNRLESLQGAFDFAIQSQDYGSHYQGVYPVKCNQDRFVVEDIVRFGKPFRFGLEAGSKPELLMAMSCLCKGNPESLLVCNGFKDFEYISLALMARKLDLNTVIVLEQEEELDLVIQLSKKLGVRPVIGARAKLRTKHSGHFGSTSGEKGKFGLTTIQILRVVKKLEQVGMLDCFQLLHFHIGSQIPSTALLADGVSEAAQIYCELVRLGAHMKVIDIGGGLGIDYDGSKSSDSEISVGYGVEEYAMAVVRAVRYVCDRRSVKHPVICSESGRAIVSHHSVLIFEAVSASACDVAPSMSAYALQYFIEGLTEEARADYRNLSAAAIRGEHEACLTYADLLKQRCVDQFKEGSLGIEQLATVDGLCDLVSKAIGASDPVRTYNVNLSVFTSIPDFWGIGQLFPIVPIHRLDQRPAVRGVLSDLTCDSDGKINKFIGGESSLPLHEMEGNGSGGRYYLGMFLGGAYEEALGGVHNLFGGPSVVRVSQSDGPYSFAVTRAVPGPSCADVLRVMQHEPELMFETLKHRAEECGEVDEDGMANSALATSLAHSFHNMPYLSVASSCCLTAMNNHGLYYCSEDDYDIVADSGAPSAGEEDWSYCCA is encoded by the coding sequence ATGCCGGCCCTGGCTTGTTGCGTGGATGCTGCAGTGGCTCCTCCCGGCTACGCCTTTGCCGGGGATAGCTCTCTTCCTGCGCCGGTCCCATTTTCCGGCGTATTTCCGACCACCGCCAACACCACCGCCTCCGCAGCCGCCTGGTCTCCCTCCCTATCCAACGAGCTCTACCGAATCGATGCCTGGGGCGGGCCGTACTTCACGGTCAATTCCTCCGGCAACGTCTCCGTCCGGCCTTACGGCTCCGGGACCATGCCCCACCAGGAGATAGATTTGCTGAAAATAGTGAAGAAGGTTTCGGATCCGAAATCCGAATCCGGGCTCGGGTTGCAGCTCCCTCTCATTGTTCGCTTTCCCGACGTCCTTAAGAACCGGCTCGAATCTCTCCAGGGAGCCTTCGATTTCGCGATCCAGTCCCAGGACTACGGGTCCCACTACCAGGGCGTGTACCCGGTGAAATGCAACCAGGACCGGTTCGTCGTGGAGGACATTGTCCGGTTCGGGAAGCCGTTCCGGTTCGGACTCGAAGCCGGGTCGAAGCCCGAGCTCCTCATGGCCATGAGCTGCCTGTGCAAAGGTAACCCAGAATCCCTCCTGGTCTGCAATGGATTCAAGGACTTTGAGTACATCTCGCTGGCTCTGATGGCGAGGAAGCTGGATTTGAACACCGTGATTGTTCTCGAGCAAGAGGAAGAGCTGGATTTGGTGATTCAATTGAGCAAGAAGCTCGGCGTCCGTCCCGTGATTGGCGCGCGTGCGAAGCTCAGAACCAAGCATTCTGGCCATTTCGGGTCGACTTCCGGCGAGAAAGGGAAGTTCGGGTTAACCACCATCCAGATTTTGCGGGTGGTGAAGAAGCTTGAGCAAGTAGGTATGCTTGATTGCTTTCAGTTGCTGCATTTTCATATTGGGTCTCAGATCCCTTCGACTGCTCTGCTCGCCGATGGTGTGTCCGAGGCGGCGCAGATCTATTGCGAATTGGTCCGCCTCGGTGCCCATATGAAGGTCATAGACATTGGAGGTGGTTTGGGGATAGATTATGATGGATCCAAATCCAGCGACTCTGAGATTTCTGTTGGCTATGGGGTTGAGGAGTATGCAATGGCTGTTGTTCGAGCAGTCCGGTATGTTTGTGACCGGAGGTCAGTGAAGCACCCTGTGATTTGCAGCGAGAGCGGCAGAGCCATTGTGTCTCATCACTCTGTTCTGATATTTGAGGCTGTTTCTGCTAGTGCTTGTGATGTTGCTCCTTCCATGTCTGCCTATGCGCTTCAGTATTTCATTGAGGGACTTACGGAGGAAGCTCGTGCTGATTACCGGAACCTTTCGGCTGCGGCAATCAGGGGAGAGCATGAAGCTTGTTTGACATATGCTGATCTGCTGAAGCAGCGCTGTGTTGATCAATTCAAAGAAGGGTCTCTGGGTATTGAACAATTAGCCACTGTGGATGGGCTTTGTGATTTGGTCTCGAAAGCAATTGGAGCGTCCGATCCAGTTCGTACATACAATGTGAACCTCTCGGTCTTCACTTCCATTCCCGACTTCTGGGGCATTGGGCAGCTTTTCCCTATTGTCCCAATTCACCGGCTTGATCAACGGCCGGCGGTGAGAGGTGTGTTATCGGACTTGACCTGTGATAGTGACGGGAAGATCAATAAGTTCATTGGCGGCGAGTCCAGCCTGCCGCTTCATGAAATGGAAGGCAATGGCTCTGGTGGGCGGTACTATTTGGGAATGTTCTTGGGTGGGGCCTATGAGGAGGCACTCGGAGGGGTGCACAACCTGTTTGGAGGCCCGAGCGTTGTTCGGGTCTCCCAGAGCGACGGTCCATACAGCTTTGCGGTTACGCGGGCTGTGCCTGGGCCGTCTTGCGCAGACGTCCTCCGAGTGATGCAGCACGAGCCCGAGCTCATGTTCGAGACGCTCAAACACCGTGCAGAGGAGTGTGGTGAGGTCGATGAAGATGGAATGGCGAATTCGGCTTTGGCCACCAGCCTAGCACACTCTTTCCACAACATGCCGTATCTGTCTGTAGCTTCGTCTTGTTGCCTGACTGCAATGAACAACCATGGATTGTACTATTGCAGTGAAGATGATTATGACATTGTTGCTGATTCTGGTGCTCCTAGTGCTGGCGAGGAGGACTGGTCATATTGCTGTGCTTGA